Sequence from the Maribellus comscasis genome:
GAAAGCTTTTTTATCTCTTTGGGAGAATAACGAAGAGGGTGAATTCCGGGGTTAGAGCAAAAAATGGTTGGAAAATGTTTATCCTCAGTAATAATGTCACGATTAAATTCCTGCCAACCTCCTTCTTTAATTATGTTTTTTAATTCATCATTACTCACAAGCTTTGCATTAAATATGTCTTTGAAATGCTGCCGTAATATTTCATTTTGTTCCGGCAGCCTCGATTTTGCTATTTTCTGAATTTCTTCTGCCCGTTTATTGGGCTTAATATCAAAATAAACTTCGGCCATTCCATGTCTTCTCGGCCTGCCATACGGATTGAGTTCGTTTCCTAAAATTAGTATTTGGGGGTTTTGAGGCATGTTTCCTTTGTTTACCACATTTATTTTTGCTGAAAAACAAGAGCTTAAAAGTATAGCAGCAAAAACCAGCGGGATTGTAATTTTTTTCATCTTTTGGATATAATTTGGTGAGAAATTTATTTATTCAACATCATACCAATCATCATAGGCGCTATCATGATAGGTGATACAACAAGATTCTTCTATGGGATCTGAAGTCCAAAGTATCGAGCTGTCGCGGTAGAGGGTAAGGGTTGAACCAGACTTTACTTTTTGAGACTGGAGCAGGTAATTATAATAATTGATATACTGTTCTGTTCCATCAAAAGCATTTCCACTTTCGTCTATTCCCGATACATAATAATCGTGGCCAATATTCCAGAGAAGACTATTTTTTAGAACAAAATCAACTTCAACAAAATCCATAGAGTCATCTTTGTCGCACGAAACAAATGTGAGACACGCCAGAAAAGCGAAAAGTAATTTTTTCATAATAAATTTTGGATTACAGGTTTAAAAGTTTGACGATAAATCAGGGATTAAAAGATGCGAAAAAGTACTCCCGCGGTTATGAGTACCTGGTCCCAGTCATCGGCGATATATGAATAGCCACCGTCGGCATAAATACTGATGCTTTCCGATAAGTTCAGGTTAAAACCAACCCCTGTAATTGCCCCCGTTTTAAATTGATTGTCTTCCCCTGAAACATCAGCATATGTATTGGAAGCGCTTACACTTTCTTTGTAAATCAGGAAGCTTGGCCCAATAAATAAATAACTTTCCGCTTTTGGCGATTTTACAAAAGAAAAACGGCCTTCCACATTGATATAGTGCATGGCAGGATCAACCTCAATGTCCGTTGAAGTAGAAGAATAACTGTATGTATAATTGAATTTCGAAACCGGGAAATAAATATAGGAAGGCGAAAGCGAAAATCTACTTTTATCGCTGTAAACCACTGCCCTGAAATTTGCGCCGGCTCCCCAATCTTCTTCCCAGCCGTCGTCGGTACTGGCCCAATCTCCTAAACTAAGGCCTGCCCCAATTTTTAAATGGGGGCTATTGTTTTGTGAGTACGTACAAAACGATATAAAGCTTACTGCAATAAATAAAAAGAACTGTTTTTTCATGATTTTGATTTTTAAAGGTGTTGCAATTGGTTTTTGAAGTAATTTGTGTTTTTACCCCAAAAATATCGCGGACATCTTTTATGGAGGGCGATTTTTGATTCCCGGTTGTCACGAATCAAGGATTTTTTACAAGCTTAATTCAAAAATAATAAAACGGAGTTCAAAGGATAGAAAGTGCTAATTGGCTGATAATGTATCGATGCGGGCTGTTTCCTGATTTTTTTCAAGTGATTTGATATAAAACGAAGGAGTAACGCCGGTATATTTTTTAAATGCACTAATAAAAGTTGCCCGGTTGTTAAAACCAACCATTTGAGCTATTCCTTCGATAGTGTTTTTCCTGTACTTGCCTTTATGAAATAATTTGCATGCTTCCTGAATGCGGAGATCATTGACAAAATGATTAAAGTTTTTGCCGTATTCGTTATTTATGATTTGTGAAATGTAGCTGCTGTTGGTTTCAAGGTCTTTGGATACATCGCTTACTTTTAAGTTCGGTGACAGGTATTTTTTTTCTTCTTCTAAATAACACTTAATTTTAAGAAGCAGTTTCTCTTTATCATCATTCAGTTTTATTTTTTGCTGCTTACGGCCTTTTTTATCTTTTTGGGTCAACTTGCTGTAGGCTTGAGTCAACTCGTCATTTTTTTGAACCAACATTTTGTATGCCAGATGCCGTTTTCGGTAAAGTGTTAATATGATAAGGGCCGCTGTTAACAGCAAAAATGAAGATAAAAACAGAATGTTGCGTATTCGTTTTTGAAATTTTATCTCACTGCTTAATTTAATTTGTTTTTTTTCAGCCAATAGTTTTTGTTCCGACAGTCTTTTTTTATGGTCTGTTTCAAGTTGGAAAGCAGTAATCTGTCGTACATTTTCAATATTGACCAAACTGTCTTTTAGTGTGTGATATTTCCCTAAATAAAATGCGTACCGTTTATAATCAAACAACTCTTTATACCTGTGGGAAAGAAATTCTGCACATTCCTTTTGTAAAAATACATCTCCGGAATCAGTTCCTTTTTGCTGCGCTTCTTTGGTCCGTTTAACGGCTTCTGAATTTTTATTTTGTTTATGCAGGCATTTTGCAAGCATTAGCAGTGCTTTTCCTTCATTACTTTGTAAGCCGGTTTGCGAATATAAATGGAGCGCTTTTGTATAGTATTGATAAGCTTTTTCATATTGTTCTTGT
This genomic interval carries:
- a CDS encoding outer membrane beta-barrel protein codes for the protein MKKQFFLFIAVSFISFCTYSQNNSPHLKIGAGLSLGDWASTDDGWEEDWGAGANFRAVVYSDKSRFSLSPSYIYFPVSKFNYTYSYSSTSTDIEVDPAMHYINVEGRFSFVKSPKAESYLFIGPSFLIYKESVSASNTYADVSGEDNQFKTGAITGVGFNLNLSESISIYADGGYSYIADDWDQVLITAGVLFRIF